Below is a window of Camelina sativa cultivar DH55 chromosome 11, Cs, whole genome shotgun sequence DNA.
TGAAGAAACTCTGTGTGAAGAAGAGGCtccatttgtgtttttgtttgttgcttgacTTTTGGCACTTGCTTGTGGAGTTTTCTGAGCTGCAGATGGAGAAGAATTTCtcacagaagaagaagctccattggtgcttttgtttgttgctttATTTTGGGAgctgttttgttgttgttgaggagaTGATGAGCAGTTTACTGGCTTCACAACTTGTGTTGCACTGAAAACCTGACCACAGATAAGACAATGTACGGGCTTTATATGACAAAACCCCGTCACATATGGACTTTTTGTCGTGCATCTATTGCATATTGTCCAAAACAACATACTATCTGTATGCTGTTTTGATGAATCAGCAGGGGCAGGGGCATAACTCCAAGGTTTAGGGCTCAGATCCACACGGTGTCTAGCATTTTGATGCCCGCTAGAAGATGATGGTTTGTGTGGATTTAGTGGTTTGGGCATCCCACAAGCAGGCTTATGATTACTTGTAGCCCCAGTACTCGGATACACACTTCCTCTAGCACTTTGATTCCCGTTAGAACATGCTGCTGGCTTGTGTGGATTTGGTGGTTTTGGCATCCCACTAGCAGGCTTATGATCATTTGTAGCCCCAGCACTCGGATCCACACCACCTCTAGCGTTTTGATTCCCATTGGAAGATGTTGCTGGCTTGTGTGAATTTGGTGGTTTTGGCATCCCACTAGCAGGCTTATGATCACTTTTAGCCTTAGCACTCGGATCCACACCACCTCTAGCATTTTGATTCCCACTATGAGAAGCAGGCTTGTGTGGATTTGGTGGTTTTGGCATCCCACTAGCAGGC
It encodes the following:
- the LOC104727912 gene encoding polycystic kidney disease protein 1-like 3 produces the protein MECNKDEARRAMDIAEKRVSEKDYNGAKKFANKAQVLYPNLDGLQQVLMMIDVYISATNKINGEADLYGVLGVDPLADDGAVKRQYKKLALLLHPDKNKFKGAEGAFKLVSQAWCLLSDKVKRSGYDQKRKSKDANTGMQKPPNTTHKPAPHNGNQNARGGVDPSAGATNDHKPASGMPKPPNSHKPAASSNGNQNARGGVDPSAGATSNHKPASGMPKPPNPHKPASHSGNQNARGGVDPSAKAKSDHKPASGMPKPPNSHKPATSSNGNQNARGGVDPSAGATNDHKPASGMPKPPNPHKPAACSNGNQSARGSVYPSTGATSNHKPACGMPKPLNPHKPSSSSGHQNARHRVDLSPKPWSYAPAPADSSKQHTDSMLFWTICNRCTTKSPYVTGFCHIKPVHCLICGQVFSATQVVKPVNCSSSPQQQQNSSQNKATNKSTNGASSSVRNSSPSAAQKTPQASAKSQATNKNTNGASSSHRVSSPSVSATVKIPQVNVLRPVVNLSSSPQLQQQQQWSAQNTSGGKVLKKPRAEKVLKKPREMGDKK